Genomic segment of Acidobacteriota bacterium:
ACTGAAACGGCCCTTGTCGTTGCCGATATGCCCTTCCTATCGTATCAACCGTCGGAGGAAACGGCCATCCGCAACGCCGGCCGTTTTCTCAAGGAGGGAGGGGCGGAGGCGGTCAAGATGGAGGGCGGTCTGGAGATGGTGCCGACGGTTCGACGGCTCGTGGAATGCGGCATTCCCGTCATGGGACACATCGGCATGACGCCGCAGTCGATTCACCGCCTGGGCGGACCCAGGGTACAGGGACGCGGCGAGGAATCACGCGCCTACCTGCTTGAGTCGGCGCTGGCCCTGGAAGAGGCCGGCTGCTTTTCGATGGTGCTCGAACTGATCGAAAAAACCACGGCCGCCCGGATCACAGCCGAATTGAAGACCGCCGCCACCATCGGTATCGGCGCCGGACCGGACTGCGACGGTCAGGTGCTGGTGATAAACGACATCCTCGGCCTCCGCGAACCCGGATTCAAACCGAAGTTCCTGCGCGAGTATGCGGACCTGTCCACCGCCATCACCGACGCCGTGGAACGCTATATCAGCGACGTCGAAAGCGGCGGCTACCCGGGTGACGATGAATCGTACAGTGACAACTAGCTCCGCTGACTGACCGGCCGCGGCGATCCCTCGCCCGCACACGCCGACATTATACACGCACCGGATGAACAAATCGAAAGGGCCGCCCGTGGGGGC
This window contains:
- the panB gene encoding 3-methyl-2-oxobutanoate hydroxymethyltransferase: MSVVKKTKKITVHTFADKKARGKKIAVLTAYDCITARLLDQAGIDSILVGDSAGNVIHGFRSTLPVTMDIMVAHTAAVARGTETALVVADMPFLSYQPSEETAIRNAGRFLKEGGAEAVKMEGGLEMVPTVRRLVECGIPVMGHIGMTPQSIHRLGGPRVQGRGEESRAYLLESALALEEAGCFSMVLELIEKTTAARITAELKTAATIGIGAGPDCDGQVLVINDILGLREPGFKPKFLREYADLSTAITDAVERYISDVESGGYPGDDESYSDN